One window of the Puntigrus tetrazona isolate hp1 chromosome 13, ASM1883169v1, whole genome shotgun sequence genome contains the following:
- the pik3ap1 gene encoding phosphoinositide 3-kinase adapter protein 1 isoform X1: MCEVLIVYTGEAREWAEYLQQILAASCSFPEGSVVLCDVNEEMWMKNHKLFTSCKCIMLLLSAALLDMQQDPEAQDTFRHLLQPPFKVVAFLCGVSEGQVSADYFEYWEYWRKLDSEDEPSVYVSTVLECVGSVSENHCQNPYEIELEEQWNEFTLSDIPETLPDETEQIQLNGDDVCHAEETSPNTTEPQDDQTCLTAQPDRILCGDHANIYIIMVKKIVDEGRLEVEFHSQNSTPQRMPGTLVNEYIVTVQSPDMQAGKVSLTLYQNESVICSTTVTYYTEMEEICKYLKKAMDPMQFMCQAFDITSKAPESMDNLLADCLEKRMPLNALQVFGISQLTDNTTADHRDVELPTLLHFSAKYGLKKLTSLLLRCPGAMQAYSVMNKDGDYPNKLAEKSGFSDLRQFMDEYVETVDLVKTHMEESQNTAGNEDIYEDMLTASQNFITNFENEDIYESMMKLNPDMDDDLDSALEDSSPETILRKFFEAQPAKNLPHCEHTSTNGGLPEMDDEDYHDLHAEIYGDIEEDPYNPCCPDQIYDTVEPQSTPEITNRPPAPIPRPANLPEPEENTTYISKVFCLKDPVYSLSQRPERDSSLAPVRLVRDRDMSSHHDPFAGMKTPGQRQLISLQERVKVGELTVEEAVQEFKAWQFDQDKRWRSLRFQEENLQRLRDSITRRCRGKGTNELMITAPMQTNVQWGSQINVNCSVYEPAPRLTAQPPPVSRPLQRGSWQTGSTSSTSSLTRAGSGSHRLSIQSTVSNSSGVDGDCEEPPDLPLPPRPLRPVVDTPPVLPPPRVPPRVVERNPDILNERYVSTPSRPVHQTPSQRSMPPPPIPRRTW, translated from the exons ATGTGTGAGGTGTTAATTGTTTATACCGGTGAAGCCAGGGAATGGGCCGAGTATCTACAGCAAATCCTGGCGGCATCATGTAGCTTTCCGGAGGGCTCTGTCGTTCTGTGTGATGTGAATGAAGAGATGTGGATGAAAAACCACAAGTTGTTTACCTCTTGCAAATGCATCATGCTTTTGCTGTCTGCTGCATTGCTGGACATGCAGCAAGACCCAGAAGCGCAGGACACTTTCCGGCATCTTCTTCAGCCTCCATTCAAAGTTGTTGCCTTTTTGTGTGGTGTATCAGAAGGGCAAGTGTCCGCAGACTATTTTGAATACTGGGAGTACTGGAGAAAGCTTGATTCAGAAGACGAACCATCAGTATATGTGTCTACTGTCCTTGAGTGTGTTG GATCTGTCAGTGAAAACCATTGCCAGAATCCGTATGAAATTGAACTAGAAGAACAATGGAATGAGTTCACATTATCCGATATTCCTGAGACTTTACCCGATGAGACGGAACAGATTCAGTTGAACGGGGATGACGTGTGTCATGCTGAAGAAACTTCTCCAAATACCACGGAGCCACAAGATGACCAAACATGTCTCACCGCCCAACCAGACAGAATCCTCTGTGGG GATCATGcgaatatttatataatcatgGTAAAGAAAATTGTGGATGAGGGCAGACTGGAGGTGGAGTTTCACTCTCAAAACTCGACACCTCAGCGGATGCCTGGGACTCTTGTAAATGAGTACATTGTTACTGTACAGTCACCTG ATATGCAAGCTGGGAAAGTCTCATTGACTCTTTATCAAAATGAATCTGTGATCTGTTCAACAACTGTAACATATTACACAGAAATGGAAGAAATCTGCAAATATCTAAAGAAAGCAATGGATCCAATGCAGTTCATGTGTCAG GCATTTGATATCACATCAAAGGCGCCTGAGTCTATGGATAACTTGCTTGCAGACTGTCTGGAAAAGCGGATGCCTCTAAATGCATTACAAGTATTTGGAATTAGTCAACTTACAGATAACACAACAGCAG ATCACCGTGACGTGGAACTGCCAACACTGCTTCACTTCTCAGCCAAGTATGGTTTAAAAAAGTTAACCTCTTTGTTGCTGCGGTGCCCTGGAGCCATGCAGGCCTACAGTGTGATGAACAAAGACGGGGATTACCCCAACAAACTGGCCGAGAAGAGTGGCTTCTCTGATTTAAGACAGTTTATGGATGAATATGTT GAGACAGTAGATTTAGTAAAGACCCACATGGAGGAATCTCAGAACACCGCTGGCAATGAGGATATCTATGAGGACATGTTGACGGCTTCCCAAAATTTCATCACAAATTTCGAGAATGAGGACATTTACGAGTCTATGATGAAACTAAATCCTGACATGG ATGATGACCTAGATAGTGCTCTGGAGGACTCCAGCCCGGAGACAATACTGAGAAAGTTTTTTGAAG cacAACCTGCCAAGAATTTACCACACTGTGAGCATACTTCAACCAATGGAGGATTACCTGAAATGGATGATGAAGACTACCATGACCTTCATGCGGAAATCTATGGGGACATAGAAGAGGATCCGTATAATCCGTGCTGCCCTGATCAAATTTATGACACGGTGGAGCCACAGTCCACCCCTGAAATAACCAACCGCCCACCAGCACCGATTCCACGACCAGCCAACCTGCCAGAGCctgaggagaacacaacctacATTTCCAAAG TATTTTGCCTCAAGGATCCTGTATACTCACTCAGCCAACGGCCAGAAAGGGATTCCTCTTTGG CTCCTGTGCGGCTGGTGAGAGATAGAGACATGAGCAGTCACCATGACCCCTTTGCAGGTATGAAGACCCCTGGACAGAGGCAGCTCATCTCTCTTCAGGAGAGGGTGAAGGTGGGCGAGCTGACTGTGGAAGAGGCGGTCCAGGAGTTCAAGGCTTGGCAGTTTGATCAAGATAAAAGATGGCGCTCTCTCCGCTTCCAGGAG GAAAATTTGCAAAGATTAAGAGACAGCATCACTCGACGCTGTAGAGGCAAAGGGACAAATG AGCTTATGATTACAGCGCCCATGCAAACGAACGTTCAGTGGGGTTCTCAAATTAACGTGAATTGCTCAGTGTACGAACCTGCACCTCGTTTGACTGCCCAACCCCCTCCTGTTAGCAGACCGCTGCAGAGAGGAAGCTGGCAGACAGGAAGCACCTCCAGCACTTCTA GTTTGACCCGTGCAGGTAGCGGCAGTCACAGACTGAGCATTCAGAGCACTGTCAGCAACAGCAGCGGGGTGGACGGAGACTGTGAG GAGCCTCCGGACCTTCCACTTCCTCCACGGCCTCTCCGGCCCGTAGTAGATACTCCACCTGTACTCCCTCCACCTAGAGTCCCACCACGGGTAGTAGAGAG GAATCCAGATATACTAAACGAGCGATATGTATCAACTCCCTCCCGTCCTGTTCATCAGACTCCTTCTCAAAGGTCCATGCCGCCTCCACCTATACCGAGACGCACGTGGTGA
- the pik3ap1 gene encoding phosphoinositide 3-kinase adapter protein 1 isoform X2, producing the protein MCEVLIVYTGEAREWAEYLQQILAASCSFPEGSVVLCDVNEEMWMKNHKLFTSCKCIMLLLSAALLDMQQDPEAQDTFRHLLQPPFKVVAFLCGVSEGQVSADYFEYWEYWRKLDSEDEPSVYVSTVLECVGSVSENHCQNPYEIELEEQWNEFTLSDIPETLPDETEQIQLNGDDVCHAEETSPNTTEPQDDQTCLTAQPDRILCGDHANIYIIMVKKIVDEGRLEVEFHSQNSTPQRMPGTLVNEYIVTVQSPDMQAGKVSLTLYQNESVICSTTVTYYTEMEEICKYLKKAMDPMQFMCQAFDITSKAPESMDNLLADCLEKRMPLNALQVFGISQLTDNTTADHRDVELPTLLHFSAKYGLKKLTSLLLRCPGAMQAYSVMNKDGDYPNKLAEKSGFSDLRQFMDEYVETVDLVKTHMEESQNTAGNEDIYEDMLTASQNFITNFENEDIYESMMKLNPDMDDDLDSALEDSSPETILRKFFEAQPAKNLPHCEHTSTNGGLPEMDDEDYHDLHAEIYGDIEEDPYNPCCPDQIYDTVEPQSTPEITNRPPAPIPRPANLPEPEENTTYISKVFCLKDPVYSLSQRPERDSSLAPVRLVRDRDMSSHHDPFAGMKTPGQRQLISLQERVKVGELTVEEAVQEFKAWQFDQDKRWRSLRFQEENLQRLRDSITRRCRGKGTNELMITAPMQTNVQWGSQINVNCSVYEPAPRLTAQPPPVSRPLQRGSWQTGSTSSTSSSGSHRLSIQSTVSNSSGVDGDCEEPPDLPLPPRPLRPVVDTPPVLPPPRVPPRVVERNPDILNERYVSTPSRPVHQTPSQRSMPPPPIPRRTW; encoded by the exons ATGTGTGAGGTGTTAATTGTTTATACCGGTGAAGCCAGGGAATGGGCCGAGTATCTACAGCAAATCCTGGCGGCATCATGTAGCTTTCCGGAGGGCTCTGTCGTTCTGTGTGATGTGAATGAAGAGATGTGGATGAAAAACCACAAGTTGTTTACCTCTTGCAAATGCATCATGCTTTTGCTGTCTGCTGCATTGCTGGACATGCAGCAAGACCCAGAAGCGCAGGACACTTTCCGGCATCTTCTTCAGCCTCCATTCAAAGTTGTTGCCTTTTTGTGTGGTGTATCAGAAGGGCAAGTGTCCGCAGACTATTTTGAATACTGGGAGTACTGGAGAAAGCTTGATTCAGAAGACGAACCATCAGTATATGTGTCTACTGTCCTTGAGTGTGTTG GATCTGTCAGTGAAAACCATTGCCAGAATCCGTATGAAATTGAACTAGAAGAACAATGGAATGAGTTCACATTATCCGATATTCCTGAGACTTTACCCGATGAGACGGAACAGATTCAGTTGAACGGGGATGACGTGTGTCATGCTGAAGAAACTTCTCCAAATACCACGGAGCCACAAGATGACCAAACATGTCTCACCGCCCAACCAGACAGAATCCTCTGTGGG GATCATGcgaatatttatataatcatgGTAAAGAAAATTGTGGATGAGGGCAGACTGGAGGTGGAGTTTCACTCTCAAAACTCGACACCTCAGCGGATGCCTGGGACTCTTGTAAATGAGTACATTGTTACTGTACAGTCACCTG ATATGCAAGCTGGGAAAGTCTCATTGACTCTTTATCAAAATGAATCTGTGATCTGTTCAACAACTGTAACATATTACACAGAAATGGAAGAAATCTGCAAATATCTAAAGAAAGCAATGGATCCAATGCAGTTCATGTGTCAG GCATTTGATATCACATCAAAGGCGCCTGAGTCTATGGATAACTTGCTTGCAGACTGTCTGGAAAAGCGGATGCCTCTAAATGCATTACAAGTATTTGGAATTAGTCAACTTACAGATAACACAACAGCAG ATCACCGTGACGTGGAACTGCCAACACTGCTTCACTTCTCAGCCAAGTATGGTTTAAAAAAGTTAACCTCTTTGTTGCTGCGGTGCCCTGGAGCCATGCAGGCCTACAGTGTGATGAACAAAGACGGGGATTACCCCAACAAACTGGCCGAGAAGAGTGGCTTCTCTGATTTAAGACAGTTTATGGATGAATATGTT GAGACAGTAGATTTAGTAAAGACCCACATGGAGGAATCTCAGAACACCGCTGGCAATGAGGATATCTATGAGGACATGTTGACGGCTTCCCAAAATTTCATCACAAATTTCGAGAATGAGGACATTTACGAGTCTATGATGAAACTAAATCCTGACATGG ATGATGACCTAGATAGTGCTCTGGAGGACTCCAGCCCGGAGACAATACTGAGAAAGTTTTTTGAAG cacAACCTGCCAAGAATTTACCACACTGTGAGCATACTTCAACCAATGGAGGATTACCTGAAATGGATGATGAAGACTACCATGACCTTCATGCGGAAATCTATGGGGACATAGAAGAGGATCCGTATAATCCGTGCTGCCCTGATCAAATTTATGACACGGTGGAGCCACAGTCCACCCCTGAAATAACCAACCGCCCACCAGCACCGATTCCACGACCAGCCAACCTGCCAGAGCctgaggagaacacaacctacATTTCCAAAG TATTTTGCCTCAAGGATCCTGTATACTCACTCAGCCAACGGCCAGAAAGGGATTCCTCTTTGG CTCCTGTGCGGCTGGTGAGAGATAGAGACATGAGCAGTCACCATGACCCCTTTGCAGGTATGAAGACCCCTGGACAGAGGCAGCTCATCTCTCTTCAGGAGAGGGTGAAGGTGGGCGAGCTGACTGTGGAAGAGGCGGTCCAGGAGTTCAAGGCTTGGCAGTTTGATCAAGATAAAAGATGGCGCTCTCTCCGCTTCCAGGAG GAAAATTTGCAAAGATTAAGAGACAGCATCACTCGACGCTGTAGAGGCAAAGGGACAAATG AGCTTATGATTACAGCGCCCATGCAAACGAACGTTCAGTGGGGTTCTCAAATTAACGTGAATTGCTCAGTGTACGAACCTGCACCTCGTTTGACTGCCCAACCCCCTCCTGTTAGCAGACCGCTGCAGAGAGGAAGCTGGCAGACAGGAAGCACCTCCAGCACTTCTA GTAGCGGCAGTCACAGACTGAGCATTCAGAGCACTGTCAGCAACAGCAGCGGGGTGGACGGAGACTGTGAG GAGCCTCCGGACCTTCCACTTCCTCCACGGCCTCTCCGGCCCGTAGTAGATACTCCACCTGTACTCCCTCCACCTAGAGTCCCACCACGGGTAGTAGAGAG GAATCCAGATATACTAAACGAGCGATATGTATCAACTCCCTCCCGTCCTGTTCATCAGACTCCTTCTCAAAGGTCCATGCCGCCTCCACCTATACCGAGACGCACGTGGTGA